From a single Zea mays cultivar B73 unplaced genomic scaffold, Zm-B73-REFERENCE-NAM-5.0 scaffold_307, whole genome shotgun sequence genomic region:
- the LOC118474708 gene encoding transcription elongation factor TFIIS, translating into MERELLETFDAAKKAADATAGQGDSPEAGRCLDALHRLRDIRVNTDILVSTQVGKRLRPLTKHPHSGIQAVASDLFGYWKKVVLEETGKKNGSSENEKSMDSSGKVEKVRPMKVEKNSASASMKVEKRDVDDRGQKPDNVKVEKTASNGSRTQSVKVERVSKEVNRTDAKKPASVPNGPPKLTSLVKCNDPTRDKIRELLAEAFAKVPRETSNDDRDEVRNILDEVDACDPFRVAVTVESALFERFGRSTGAHKAKYRSIMFNLRAENNTDFRRRVLIGQVTPERLPDISPDEMASDARKQENLQIKEKALFDCERGAAPKATTDQFKCGRCGQRKTTYYQLQTRSADEPMTTFVTCVNCNNHWKFC; encoded by the exons ATGGAGAGGGAGCTACTGGAGACGTTCGATGCGGCCAAGAAGGCGGCCGACGCTACGGCAGGACAGGGCGACTCGCCGGAGGCTGGCCGCTGCCTCGACGCGCTGCACCGGCTGCGCGACATACGCGTCAACACCGACATCCTCGTCTCCACGCAG GTTGGCAAACGTCTTCGACCTCTTACTAAGCACCCTCACTCGGGCATTCAGGCAGTCGCATCAGACCTTTTTGGGTACTGGAAAAAGGTTGTCCTTGAAGAGACAGGAAAGAAAAATGGGAGCTCAGAGAATGAAAAATCAATGGACTCTTCAGGAAAGGTTGAGAAGGTGAGGCCCATGAAGGTTGAAAAGAATTCTGCATCAGCAAGCATGAAGGTTGAGAAAAGAGATGTGGATGATAGGGGTCAGAAGCCTGACAATGTCAAAGTTGAGAAGACCGCTAGTAATGGTTCCAGAACTCAATCTGTGAAGGTAGAAAGGGTATCCAAAGAAGTCAACAGAACTGATGCAAAGAAGCCAGCATCTGTCCCCAATGGTCCCCCAAAGCTTACATCTCTTGTCAAATGCAATGATCCTACCCGAGATAAAATCCGGGAACTCCTTGCTGAAGCCTTTGCAAAGGTTCCCAGAGAGACTAGTAATGATGACCGAGATGAAGTGAGaaacatcttggatgaagttgatgcATGCGACCCATTCAGAGTTGCTGTGACAGTAGAGTCTGCACTATTTGAGAGGTTTGGGCGTTCCACTGGGGCCCACAAGGCAAAATACAGGTCAATCATGTTCAACCTGAGGGCTGAAAACAACACTGATTTTCGGAGAAGGGTTCTCATTGGTCAAGTGACCCCAGAGAGGCTTCCAGACATATCCCCTGATGAGATGGCTAGTGATGCAAGGAAGCAAGAGAATTTGCAGATCAAGGAGAAGGCTCTGTTTGACTGTGAGCGGGGAGCAGCACCAAAGGCAACAACGGATCAGTTCAAATGTGGCAGATGTGGACAGCGGAAGACAACTTACTATCAGCTGCAGACTCGGAGTGCTGATGAACCAATGACGACATTCGTCACATGTGTGAACTGCAACAATCACTGGAAGTTCTGCTGA